The following are from one region of the Jeongeupia sp. USM3 genome:
- a CDS encoding FAD/FMN-binding oxidoreductase has translation MAEPTAASPQLAAERLREIPYNYTSFSDREIVIRLLGADAWDTLEALRAERVTGRSARMLFEVLGDVWAVKRNPYLEDDLLENPKRLRMLVDAMHHRLSEIDKRREGNDRVGMLAERARHAVDAFEHDFRDVANLRKKVLRRMGGLTRRDNICFDGLARVSHVTDATDWRVEYPFVVLSPDTEAEMAPLVAACIELGLTVIPRGGGTGYTGGAVPLTPMSAVINTEKLDRHNGVERMMIPGVDHEIATIQCGAGVVTRRVMEAAEAAGLAFAVDPTSADASCIGGNVAMNAGGKKAVLWGTALDNLVSWKMVDPDGNWKFIERLDHNLGKIHDAPQATFKVTTYKPDGKSVLGEETLVIPGRRFRKEGLGKDVTDKFLAGLPGVQKEGTDGLITSARFVLHRMPAHVRTVCLEFFGEVSLAVPSIVEIKDYLDAHPKVQLAGLEHLDWRYVRAVGYASKAKSRGRPKMVLIADLVSDDETAVGEAASHVVKLANARSGEGFIAVTAETRKKFWLDRARTAAISKHTNAFKINEDVVIPLPRLGEYSDAIERINIELSIDNKLELLERLTDFFEQGILPVDFADSPLSRDALIGDRRAAALELIGRARAHWGWIREHLDDAFEAYLAAFPDQPLERELAAGEMPQSVFLALRDFVLRVSYKRELLTDFESMFSSRNDKPLLDAVIAIQQQVLKGRTWVALHMHAGDGNVHTNIPVNSDDYAMLQRAHHAVARIMDVARELNGVISGEHGIGITKYEFLTRDELAPFEAYKQKIDPQGHFNKGKLLPGADLTNAYTPSFSLLGAESLILEQSDIGAIADSIKDCLRCGKCKPVCTTHVPRANLLYSPRNKILATGLLTEAFLYEEQTRRGVSLKHFEELGDVADHCTVCHRCVNPCPVKIDFGDVSVAMRNFLRKEGKKKFNPGTALGMTFLTVKDPATIKAMRAGMIGMGYKAQRLGHTLAKRFGLIKGITKQPPSTLGKPPVKTQIIHFVNKPLPAKVPAKTARAMLDAEDASVIPVIRDPEIRQDERESVFYFPGCGSERLFSQVGLATQAMLWHVGATTVLPPGYLCCGYPQASAGYGDKGEKITTENRVLFHRVANTLNYLDIKTVIVSCGTCMDQLMKYQFEQIFPGCRLLDIHEYLLEKGVKLDGVGGERYMYHEPCHTPMKQYKGIDVANQLMGTRVDLNDRCCGESGTFAVSRPDIATQVRFRKQEEMQQGADKLRAEVAVAEAKAPVKVLTSCPSCLQGLQRYDDDAGTKADYIVVEMAKKILGDDWLSEYVDKARNGGIERVLL, from the coding sequence ATGGCCGAGCCGACCGCCGCTTCCCCGCAACTCGCAGCCGAACGACTACGCGAGATTCCGTACAACTACACCTCGTTCTCCGATCGCGAAATCGTGATCCGCCTGCTCGGTGCCGACGCCTGGGACACGCTCGAGGCGCTGCGCGCCGAACGCGTCACCGGCCGCTCGGCACGGATGCTGTTCGAGGTGCTCGGCGATGTCTGGGCGGTCAAGCGCAATCCCTACCTCGAGGACGATCTGCTCGAGAATCCGAAGCGGCTCAGGATGCTGGTCGACGCGATGCACCACCGGCTGTCCGAGATCGACAAGCGCCGTGAAGGCAACGACCGCGTCGGCATGCTCGCCGAACGCGCCCGCCACGCCGTCGACGCGTTCGAGCACGATTTCCGCGACGTCGCCAACCTGCGCAAGAAGGTGCTGCGCCGCATGGGCGGGCTGACCCGCCGCGACAACATCTGCTTCGACGGCCTTGCCCGCGTCTCGCACGTCACCGACGCGACCGACTGGCGCGTCGAGTACCCGTTCGTCGTGCTCTCGCCCGATACCGAGGCCGAGATGGCGCCGCTGGTCGCCGCCTGTATCGAGCTGGGGCTGACCGTCATCCCGCGCGGCGGCGGCACCGGCTACACCGGCGGCGCCGTGCCGCTGACCCCGATGAGCGCGGTCATCAACACCGAGAAGCTGGACCGCCACAACGGCGTCGAGCGGATGATGATTCCCGGCGTCGACCACGAGATCGCGACGATCCAGTGCGGCGCCGGCGTCGTCACCCGCCGGGTGATGGAAGCCGCCGAAGCGGCGGGCCTCGCCTTCGCGGTCGACCCGACCTCGGCCGACGCCTCGTGCATCGGCGGCAACGTCGCGATGAACGCCGGCGGCAAGAAGGCCGTGCTGTGGGGCACCGCGCTCGACAACCTCGTCAGCTGGAAGATGGTCGACCCGGACGGCAACTGGAAATTCATCGAGCGGCTCGACCACAACCTCGGCAAGATCCACGACGCGCCGCAGGCCACGTTCAAGGTCACCACCTACAAGCCCGACGGCAAGAGCGTGCTGGGCGAAGAGACGCTGGTGATCCCGGGCCGGCGCTTCCGCAAGGAAGGCCTGGGCAAGGACGTCACCGACAAGTTCCTCGCCGGCCTGCCCGGCGTGCAGAAGGAAGGCACCGACGGGCTGATCACCAGCGCGCGCTTCGTGCTGCACCGGATGCCGGCGCACGTGCGCACCGTCTGTCTCGAGTTCTTCGGCGAGGTCAGCCTCGCCGTGCCGTCGATCGTCGAGATCAAGGACTACCTCGACGCGCATCCGAAGGTGCAGCTCGCCGGCCTCGAACACCTCGACTGGCGCTATGTGCGCGCCGTCGGCTACGCCAGCAAGGCCAAGAGCCGCGGCCGGCCGAAGATGGTGCTGATCGCCGACCTGGTGTCCGACGACGAGACCGCCGTCGGCGAGGCCGCGTCGCACGTCGTCAAGCTGGCCAACGCGCGCAGCGGCGAGGGCTTCATCGCCGTCACCGCCGAAACGCGCAAGAAGTTCTGGCTCGACCGCGCCCGCACCGCCGCAATCTCGAAGCACACCAACGCATTCAAGATCAACGAGGACGTGGTGATTCCGCTGCCGCGCCTCGGCGAATACTCGGATGCGATCGAGCGGATCAACATCGAGCTGTCGATCGACAACAAGCTCGAACTGCTCGAGCGCCTGACCGACTTCTTCGAGCAGGGCATCCTGCCGGTCGACTTCGCCGACTCGCCGCTGAGCCGCGACGCGCTGATCGGCGACCGCCGCGCCGCGGCGCTCGAACTGATCGGCCGTGCCCGCGCGCACTGGGGCTGGATCCGCGAGCACCTCGACGACGCCTTCGAGGCCTATCTCGCCGCGTTCCCGGACCAGCCGCTCGAGCGCGAGCTCGCCGCCGGCGAAATGCCGCAGAGCGTCTTCCTTGCGCTGCGCGACTTCGTGCTGCGCGTGTCGTACAAGCGCGAGCTGCTGACCGATTTCGAGTCGATGTTCTCGAGCCGCAACGACAAGCCGCTGCTCGACGCGGTGATCGCGATCCAGCAGCAGGTGCTCAAGGGCCGGACCTGGGTCGCCCTGCACATGCACGCCGGCGACGGCAACGTCCACACCAACATCCCGGTGAACTCGGACGACTACGCAATGCTGCAGCGGGCGCACCATGCCGTCGCACGGATCATGGACGTCGCACGCGAGCTCAACGGCGTGATCTCGGGCGAGCACGGCATCGGCATCACCAAGTACGAGTTCCTGACCCGCGACGAACTCGCACCGTTCGAGGCGTACAAGCAGAAGATCGACCCTCAGGGCCACTTCAACAAGGGCAAGCTCTTGCCCGGCGCCGACCTGACCAACGCGTACACGCCGTCGTTCAGCCTGCTCGGCGCCGAATCGCTGATCCTCGAACAGTCGGACATCGGCGCGATCGCCGACTCGATCAAGGACTGCCTGCGCTGCGGCAAGTGCAAGCCGGTCTGTACCACCCATGTGCCGCGCGCCAACCTGCTGTACAGCCCGCGCAACAAGATCCTCGCCACCGGCCTCTTGACCGAGGCCTTCCTCTACGAGGAGCAGACGCGCCGTGGCGTGTCGCTGAAGCACTTCGAGGAACTCGGCGACGTCGCCGACCATTGCACCGTGTGCCACCGCTGCGTCAACCCGTGTCCGGTGAAGATCGACTTCGGTGACGTGTCGGTTGCGATGCGCAACTTCCTCAGGAAGGAAGGCAAGAAGAAGTTCAACCCGGGCACCGCGCTCGGCATGACCTTCCTGACCGTCAAGGATCCGGCGACGATCAAGGCGATGCGCGCCGGCATGATCGGCATGGGCTACAAGGCGCAGCGCCTCGGCCATACGCTGGCCAAGCGCTTCGGCCTGATCAAGGGCATCACCAAGCAGCCGCCGTCGACGCTCGGCAAGCCGCCGGTCAAGACGCAGATCATCCACTTCGTCAACAAGCCGCTGCCGGCCAAGGTGCCGGCCAAGACGGCCAGGGCGATGCTCGACGCCGAGGACGCCAGCGTGATTCCGGTGATCCGCGATCCGGAAATCCGCCAGGACGAACGCGAGTCGGTGTTCTACTTCCCGGGCTGCGGCTCGGAGCGGCTGTTCTCGCAGGTCGGCCTCGCAACCCAGGCGATGCTCTGGCATGTCGGCGCAACCACGGTGCTGCCGCCGGGCTATCTGTGCTGCGGCTATCCGCAGGCCTCGGCCGGCTACGGCGACAAGGGCGAGAAGATCACCACCGAGAACCGCGTGCTGTTCCACCGCGTCGCCAACACGCTGAACTACCTCGACATCAAGACCGTGATCGTCTCGTGCGGCACCTGCATGGACCAGTTGATGAAGTACCAGTTCGAGCAGATCTTCCCGGGCTGCCGGCTGCTCGACATCCACGAGTACCTGCTCGAGAAGGGCGTAAAGCTCGACGGTGTCGGCGGCGAGCGCTACATGTACCACGAGCCCTGCCACACGCCGATGAAGCAGTACAAGGGCATCGATGTCGCCAACCAGCTGATGGGCACGCGCGTCGACCTGAACGACCGCTGCTGCGGCGAATCGGGCACGTTCGCGGTATCCCGGCCGGACATCGCCACCCAGGTGCGCTTCCGCAAGCAGGAGGAAATGCAGCAGGGGGCCGACAAGCTGCGTGCCGAGGTGGCCGTCGCCGAAGCCAAGGCGCCGGTCAAGGTGCTGACGAGCTGCCCGTCGTGCCTGCAGGGCCTGCAACGCTACGATGACGACGCCGGAACCAAGGCCGATTACATCGTCGTCGAAATGGCGAAAAAGATCCTCGGCGACGACTGGCTCAGCGAATACGTCGACAAGGCGCGCAACGGCGGGATCGAGCGCGTGCTGCTCTGA